TTGTCGGAGGGCGACTGCTCATAGTGTTTGCTCGCCACAAAGGCCCACAGGGGCACAAGGCCGAACTCGATCGGAACTTTCTTGATGGTGATTGTGAACAGCTTCACGCCACCAATTACAACCTTGTCGGGGCGAATGCCGACCCTCTTCATGGCCAGGAGATGGCCGTACTCGTGGATACCCAGCAGCACGACCAGCAAGTGCCACATGATGTACGCGGCGAGGAAGAGTAGGAACGCGGTCTGCATGAGTCAATAGGTAGTTGGTGGCCCGGTGGGTCCTAGCGTTGGACCCGATTATATCCGACTGATACGCGGTTCGTATCTATACGTGTTAATCGTTGGATGTGCGACATAACGGTAGGGCCAAGCCAACGCATCGTGCGAAGGCGTGCTTTTTCTCAAAGGCGCCACTGCCGGTGCCGAGCCCCTTGGAGATGACCCCATGATCCTATCTGCATACACCGTCGATACCACCCCCGTCGGCTTCACGCCATGCTGGTGGCCGGCCACTTCTTTGGGAGCAGCAACGACTGTGGCGAAATCGCTCTCTGAACGGTTGGGTGAGGATGAAAGGTACCCGAATCCCTTCTGGGTCATCGACGCTGACAACGCCCCCGTGTGCAAGTTCTACCGTGGTAAGAAGTACGCACCGAGCGAATCTGTTTAACCTCATCGTCCGTCGGCATCTCTGATGCCGACGGTTTTTGCTTTCTTGGGCTTGGGCGTTGCCTGGCGCCAACGCTCAATGGGTTCCGGGCGTGTGCCTTCTGGCTGAAGAACTCATGGCGGTTGAATGTCAGGCCGCATACAATTAGTATCTGATCATCACATAACGCGTATGCATACCCTATGACGTACAGAACAAACGCTACCCGGATGCTGGCCGGCGCCGGCGCTGCGATACTCCTGCTTGCTTCAGGTGCGGCGGGCGCGGACCCTCATTCCGATGGATTGGCCTTTGGCAAGGGGCAACTGGGCGGTTTGAACGACAAGGTGAACCCCCAGAATGCACAGGACCTGCCGTTCTACACTAACAATCCTCCGCAGGCAGGTGGGTTTGGGGGGCCATCGCTGTTCAGCCTGGGGGTGGGGCGGATTACAACCTGCAAAACGGCCGAACATGGACCGGATTCGGTCGCCAATCAGGAATGCGACGCGGTGAACTTTCTGGCGAAGAATCCCCAGGACCGGGTCAAGATCCCTGTCAACCCGAACGACCCAATCATCAAGGGCATCGGGGATACGATCAACAACGCCAAGCCCGGCAATGTTACGGACAGTGGTTGCTACCCGAAGACCACCACCACGCCGGCGCAGCATGAGACGGAAGTCTGCAACGAGTACCTCGTAACCGAGGATAAGCAGTGCACGATGGGGCAGGTGGTGGAAGTGGATGCGAAGTCGAACTACCAGTGCAACATCACGAAGAATTCGACATACCTGACCAACTGCGACAAGGTCCTGATCGTCCAATGCGGCGGGGGCTACTGCGACACCGGTGGTATTTTGCCGCTGACGGTTTCGGCGACGACGGGTAGTGCAAACATTCGGTACGAGGCGCCGTACTTGTGGATCACCCATAACTATCAGACGCAGTATTGGGTAGAGTCATCCACGTTCGCCTTCAATATTCGGAATGTTAGCGAGGTTAAAACCTTTCTGTGGGAGTACACCTACGTCGATAATTGGATCTGGATTGCGATCAACGGGCAAAAGGTCGGCGTCCGAGCGAACAACGGAACACCCGCACAAGCTCAGTATGCCGATAAATTTGAACTCGGCTACTATATAAACGACCAAAACAACGCGCAATATCCCGACGGGACTATCGATCTTGGGGCGGGTGGAGTATGGGGCGTTGAGCGACCGAACAACTTTGAGATTGCGGAGAACGTTGATTTGAAGCCATATCTCCGAAACGGCACCAATGTGATTGAGTTCAAGTTGGCCAACGGCGCAGGACCAGGCAACGGGAATATCCGAATTAATGCGCAGCAATATTGCCCATGCACAGAGTATTGGGAAAATCAATGCACTTTGCTTGAGCAAAAATCATAATAAATTTGTGTTTTGTGTCGCGCCATTAAGGTCGGTACGTCGCGCCATTAAGGTCGGTACGCGGGGCTTTCAATCGCCCGCAAAGCCTTGCTGGAGGCGGCCGTACCGACCTTATCCATTTGTTGTTGCCGATTATTTGCCACGGATAACGACAAAAATATCATGAATTCTAATTGTCATTGTTGGTACAGATTGGCGCATTCGAGTGCTGACATCATCAAAACCTGATGTGGGCCGTTTGCCGTTCGCTGACTAGTCCCTGCGCGGTGCTTTTGGCGCTTCCAGACAAATGTGCTGCATAACGTGAGGGCCAAGCTGATTGGACAACCGGCGCTTGGCGATCAAGGCAAATAGAGGAGAGCAAGCTATGATTGGAACACCGGTACTGCAGCGCAAGCCGATCATCATTCAACGATGGGCGGACGAATCCACCGCAAGCAGCATCCCCAGGAAGGACGCGGCATACATCCTTCGCGCGAACCGGAAGCAGCTCGGCAGGGCGCGTGTCGTGCGAACCCGGCTTAACGGGCGAATCGAGATCCGTGGCTATGGGCGCACCATGATTCTGTGTCGGCTCTAGCGCAGGGGGCAGATCTCTCGGTGCAATTGCGATCGAGCGTTTCCCTGAGAACGAGTATCAAGGCCCTCCGAGTACTTCGGATGGCCTTTTTTGTTGTCTGTGGTTGAACCGAGAGGGCTTGCGCTTCCCGTTGGGCGTTGCGCATATCTCCATGTCCGGCCAATCCAATGGCTTTCCTCAGACTGGAGAACCCACTCATGAACAACGCACGAAGCGAACTTGCACAAGCCGTCTCGCTGTACCACCTTGCAGATCGAGCCCTGCACCTGCACTGTCGGTCCTGGCTGGCCTTGTCATCCTCCTTGCTGCCGGCGATCGAGCGGTTCTGGGCCGCGGAGCGCGTAGCTTTGCGTCCGGACTGGATTCCGGTTCAGGTGCGGGAGGAGGGTGAGTCAGCTCTTCGGCTTTGCAATGCTGCACAAGACCGGAAGGAGCGCCTAGCGGCAGTGCGATTGGAGCGCCTCAGGGAGGTGTTCCGCGCCCTAGGGAGCTACTACGGTGCGATGATGGCTCGAGATGCAACAGGCAGCCTTGTCAGCCGATTCCAGCGGCACCTGCGAGATGCATTGCGGGAGCGGCAGGAGAACGCCGATCGCGTGAAGGTCCGCCTTCGCGCAGTGACTGACGTCGAGCCGTTCGAAATGATGATCACTTGGTCCCGCGCGCTTGGCTATCGCTCGCCGCGGGATTTCTTCGTGGATCTTCGGATCGAACTGGACATCCGCAGCGGCATCGAGCCGGTCGCTCTTGAACAGGCAGCTCGCCTCGGGGTAATCGCGGCATAAGCCCATCCCCATTCAACCGTCCGTGCCGCCCCACATCCATATGGGGCGGCATTCTTATTTGCACCGGTTCGTCATCTCCCAGTCATCAATGACAACGGGAGATGATCCTATGGCTGGTGTTGTATCTCGACGAGCGTCCAAATCTGTGAAAGCGATCGCGGACGAGCTCGATGATGGCTATCGCCACCGAATGGCAGAAATGCTGAGGTTCATGCTGAGCGAAATCATGGTTATCTGGGGCTTCCCTGCGTGGGACCCGGTTCCGGAAGTTGTCCGCGGCAAGATCACCAACGCGATATCGGCCTACGATACGGCGGTTGCAGAAGAAGAGCCGTTCCTCGATCTCCTCGGCCCGCTCTACCAGGAGCTCTCGAGCCGTGGTGGCAAGCAGCAGCTCGGGCAGTTCTTCACGCCGTGGAACCTTGCAAAGCTGATGGCTCATTTGACTATTCCACCCGATCCCCAGGAGGACACAAGCGGCAGGCTTATCGCAACCTGTGATCCCACCTGTGGCAGCGGGGTGCTGATGCTCGCGGCAGCGAGTGCTGTCCTCGAGAAGGAAGGCGCCGCGGCTCTCCGGAAGTGGAGTTTCCATGGGTGCGACGTTGATCCGATCTGCGCGCGGATGATGGCCATTCAGTTCCTCGCGAACTGTGCGAGCCATCGCATCGAGGTTGGTGAGGTGGTCGTGTTCCGGGGGGATAGTTTGAACCTCCAAGTGAAAAAGGAGCTGATCACGCACGCGAGTGCCCCGGGTCTGGCCGTCATGCCAGCGAATGCACCAGGGCGACAAAAGCTGCTCGCGGACACCGCCCGCGGCGCCGGCGTGACGCCTGTCACCGCGGATTCCATGGAGTAATGCAATGGAGCTGCATCCAACGGTACGAGACGGCCTGACCAACGCAGCGCAAGGTTGGCGGGAACAAGAGGAGCTGTACAGGCAGAAGAGTGCCAATGAAGGTGGCAATCCCGCGGCACTGGCCATGGCCAAGGTCTGCGCGGACGCTGCCACAAGTCTGGAAATGCAAGCACAGGACGGAGTTCCCAGGTGCGCATGCTGTCTGAAGCCGATATGGACGGATCTCGATCTCCGCCCATACTGGAAACGATAGCTGATCTGCAACCCTCACGACCACCTCTAGAGGTGGTCGTTTCTTTTTGGGGTGTCGCCGTGCTTCCGTGTCTTGCTTCTCGCCTTGAACGGTATCCCCCAAAGCCGCTGTACACCTTCCTGTGCCACATCTCAGGCGTGATAGACAACCTCACAGGAGAGAACTCATGGAAACAGTTTCGGAAGTCAGTGTGTTCGGAGTACTGCTGGCACTGCCGGGCTGGCTGCAGGAACGACTGTCCCAGGTCGAACGGCTGGAGGGCCGTGGCAACGCTTTGAGCTCCTCGGAGCCCAAAGCGGTTTGGCACCAGTTGAGTATGGACGGCGTGGCCCTGCTGGAAGGGGGCGCAGTAATCAGAGCCGTCGTGCTGGGTGCCGATCCCGCCAGTTTTGAGGGTGTGGCCATCGTGTTCATTGAAGGCGGCGCGGTGGATCGGATCGTCGTGCGGGGGAACTCCATCCAGGGCGTGCACTTTGAGGAGGCTGCCTATGTGGCGTTGGCCGAGTACCAAAAGTACTTGCCGAAGGCCCGCGCAGTCCCGATCATCAGCACGCTGTCCCAGCCTCGTGCTTCGACGCCGACGGCCGTCGCTGCATCG
The sequence above is a segment of the Cupriavidus pauculus genome. Coding sequences within it:
- a CDS encoding N-6 DNA methylase, whose product is MKAIADELDDGYRHRMAEMLRFMLSEIMVIWGFPAWDPVPEVVRGKITNAISAYDTAVAEEEPFLDLLGPLYQELSSRGGKQQLGQFFTPWNLAKLMAHLTIPPDPQEDTSGRLIATCDPTCGSGVLMLAAASAVLEKEGAAALRKWSFHGCDVDPICARMMAIQFLANCASHRIEVGEVVVFRGDSLNLQVKKELITHASAPGLAVMPANAPGRQKLLADTARGAGVTPVTADSME